One window of Halopseudomonas maritima genomic DNA carries:
- a CDS encoding YihY/virulence factor BrkB family protein, whose protein sequence is MIKHWFGIFRAAVQNWLESQAFIYAAALAFFTVFSIAPVLVVVVALVGLVLGESAVEGQLFAQLEGTIGPEAAGVIQTAVANSQIDQSGIWPALIGIFATIVGATTVFTKMQQSLNQIWGVAPRPSRNNIWALITSRLLSLTLILAIGFILLVSLMLSVAFSAVMAFADNWLPIPGPAMLAMEFALSLTLTTLLFAAMFKILPDVQLSWRDVVVGAFITAILFTAGRFLIALYLTYSATSSAYGAAGSLALLLLWVNYSSMILLFGAAFTRAHLEARGMHVRPTRTAVRVQRELLAQALQD, encoded by the coding sequence ATGATCAAACACTGGTTCGGTATTTTCCGCGCAGCGGTGCAGAACTGGCTGGAAAGCCAAGCCTTTATCTACGCCGCGGCCCTGGCGTTTTTCACCGTGTTTTCCATCGCACCGGTGCTGGTAGTGGTTGTCGCGCTGGTGGGGCTGGTATTAGGTGAAAGCGCGGTCGAAGGCCAGCTCTTTGCGCAACTTGAGGGCACTATCGGGCCGGAGGCCGCTGGCGTCATTCAAACTGCCGTCGCCAACTCACAGATTGACCAAAGTGGTATCTGGCCAGCGTTGATCGGGATTTTTGCCACCATCGTCGGGGCTACGACAGTGTTCACCAAGATGCAGCAGTCGCTGAATCAAATATGGGGCGTTGCCCCACGCCCCTCACGCAACAACATCTGGGCGTTGATCACAAGCCGCCTGCTGTCGCTCACCCTTATTCTCGCCATCGGCTTTATTCTGCTGGTGTCGCTGATGCTGTCGGTGGCATTCAGTGCCGTAATGGCATTTGCTGACAACTGGCTGCCCATACCAGGGCCAGCCATGTTGGCGATGGAGTTTGCCCTGTCGCTGACGCTGACGACCCTGCTGTTCGCCGCGATGTTCAAGATTCTGCCTGACGTACAGCTGTCGTGGCGTGACGTTGTGGTTGGTGCATTTATTACCGCAATCCTCTTTACTGCCGGTCGTTTCTTGATTGCTCTTTATCTGACCTACTCAGCCACTTCATCAGCGTACGGCGCTGCGGGCTCACTCGCGCTGCTGCTACTTTGGGTAAATTACTCCTCGATGATTCTGCTGTTTGGCGCCGCGTTCACACGGGCGCACCTGGAGGCGCGTGGCATGCACGTACGCCCCACACGCACCGCAGTGCGTGTCCAGCGCGAGCTGCTCGCGCAGGCGCTACAGGACTGA
- a CDS encoding HvfC family RiPP maturation protein encodes MSVELQQRFTARVRAPHQQPLPAALPPQRVAVYERLIRNNIEGFVRGTFPVLHKVLPAARWDQLIDAFVAGHTCQSPYFRDIGEQFIDWLQDGYQADANDPPWLLELAHYEWVELALDISNEQLPAGGQGAADADTLLNWSSLAWPLLYQWPVQQLGLDYQPVEPPAQPTCLLVWRDGEDRVRFMQLTPFAWQLADVLSREPLSLRTALARLHVTADAQFMSGALSLVSDWVAADVLRATQPTS; translated from the coding sequence ATGAGTGTTGAGCTGCAGCAGCGCTTTACCGCCCGCGTCCGCGCGCCGCATCAACAGCCGCTGCCAGCAGCGCTGCCGCCGCAGCGGGTAGCGGTGTACGAGCGCCTGATCCGTAACAATATTGAGGGCTTTGTGCGCGGCACCTTCCCGGTGTTGCACAAGGTGTTGCCGGCGGCGCGGTGGGATCAGCTGATTGACGCATTCGTGGCCGGCCACACCTGCCAGTCACCGTATTTTCGCGACATTGGCGAGCAGTTTATCGACTGGCTGCAGGACGGCTATCAAGCGGACGCCAATGACCCGCCGTGGCTGCTAGAGCTGGCGCACTACGAGTGGGTAGAGCTGGCGCTGGATATCAGCAATGAGCAGCTGCCGGCGGGCGGGCAGGGCGCTGCTGACGCCGACACCCTGCTGAACTGGTCTTCCCTTGCCTGGCCCTTGCTCTACCAATGGCCGGTGCAGCAGCTGGGGCTGGATTACCAGCCCGTTGAACCGCCCGCGCAACCGACGTGCCTGCTGGTCTGGCGTGATGGTGAAGACCGCGTGCGCTTTATGCAGCTCACGCCCTTTGCCTGGCAGCTGGCTGATGTGCTGAGCCGCGAGCCGCTGTCGTTGCGTACCGCGCTGGCGCGTTTGCATGTGACAGCCGACGCTCAGTTCATGTCCGGGGCGCTGTCTCTGGTATCTGACTGGGTGGCCGCCGACGTGTTGCGCGCTACTCAACCTACCTCTTGA
- a CDS encoding DUF2057 family protein — translation MRQLLCLAAAALLSACAQQAPVKLYSGAEQPTSQVLVVEMPNTLEVLNINGQPAPEANRMVGNGLRQLELQPGKYRINAYFENGYDVGGGLSHEIVRTRSATFLVDGQAGDVWRLEIDEPSNLREAEAMEDDFSGYAVNTRTGERVASEPGPRYVSMLGQMFGGGSVVATQDTGIAPLGAAPQAQAGAAAAPLAVPAPSQAAAPAQTLPHDASTLATLKQIYLMLSPESRDAFLEWAAQ, via the coding sequence ATGCGTCAACTTCTCTGTCTCGCCGCCGCTGCACTGCTGTCCGCCTGTGCCCAGCAGGCCCCCGTCAAACTCTACTCGGGCGCCGAACAGCCAACCTCCCAGGTGCTGGTAGTCGAAATGCCCAACACTCTGGAAGTGCTGAACATCAACGGTCAGCCGGCACCGGAAGCCAATCGCATGGTAGGCAACGGCCTGCGTCAGCTGGAGCTGCAGCCGGGCAAATACCGCATCAATGCCTACTTTGAAAATGGTTACGACGTAGGCGGTGGCCTGAGCCACGAAATCGTCCGCACCCGCAGCGCTACCTTCCTGGTCGACGGCCAGGCCGGTGATGTATGGCGCCTTGAAATTGATGAGCCGAGCAACCTGCGTGAAGCTGAAGCGATGGAAGATGACTTCTCCGGCTACGCGGTCAACACCCGCACCGGCGAGCGCGTGGCCAGCGAGCCGGGCCCGCGCTACGTCTCCATGCTCGGCCAGATGTTTGGTGGCGGCTCTGTTGTTGCCACCCAGGATACCGGCATTGCGCCGCTGGGCGCCGCACCGCAGGCCCAGGCTGGCGCGGCCGCTGCTCCGCTGGCTGTACCGGCTCCGTCGCAGGCTGCTGCCCCGGCACAAACCCTGCCGCACGATGCCTCGACCCTGGCAACCCTCAAGCAGATTTACCTGATGCTCAGCCCGGAAAGCCGCGATGCCTTCCTGGAGTGGGCAGCTCAGTAA
- a CDS encoding DUF2251 domain-containing protein produces the protein MADESMIYAETQFSVGTETVLESRSPVNSFAVVFEDDGSTGYFYGLDVNQEGNPILDALHIYNVDNISDKHLPSEAQIVWSGDGNKSLLLINGYPHAAFNFLNQRGYCRTNFPPPDERWTQHSHEWADEVLALF, from the coding sequence ATGGCCGATGAGTCGATGATTTACGCAGAAACGCAATTCAGCGTCGGAACCGAAACCGTTTTGGAGAGCCGTTCGCCAGTGAACAGCTTTGCGGTTGTCTTCGAGGACGACGGCAGCACGGGATACTTCTACGGCCTCGATGTTAACCAGGAAGGAAACCCGATCCTTGATGCGCTGCATATCTACAATGTCGACAACATCTCGGACAAGCATTTGCCGTCTGAAGCGCAAATTGTCTGGTCCGGCGACGGCAACAAGTCACTGTTGCTGATCAACGGATATCCGCACGCAGCATTCAATTTCCTTAACCAGAGAGGCTACTGCCGAACTAATTTCCCACCGCCAGATGAGCGATGGACGCAGCACAGCCACGAGTGGGCTGACGAGGTACTGGCGCTATTCTGA
- a CDS encoding HvfB family MNIO-type RiPP peptide maturase codes for MNATVTLPVHGVGLGLRRSLLGALAQTPEPVADFLEVAPENWIGLGGRLARQFAAVTERYPLICHGLSLNLGGLAPLDSRLLRDLRAFLDANQVQVYSEHLSACGDHGQLYDLLPVPFTEVNVRRIAERIGQVQDALGRPLIIENVSAYLTLPGELSEPEFVAAVLEEADCNLLLDVNNVYVNSVNLGGDAAPYISAMPTQRIAYLHMAGHFDAEPDLKIDSHGAPIIDPVWALLEHTYQCHGVRPTLLERDFNMPPLEDLQQELQQIRRYQQAAAIQVRA; via the coding sequence GTGAACGCAACCGTTACCCTGCCGGTGCACGGAGTCGGGCTGGGGCTGCGCCGCAGTCTGCTCGGTGCCCTGGCACAGACGCCAGAGCCGGTCGCGGATTTTCTTGAAGTGGCGCCGGAAAACTGGATCGGCCTGGGCGGGCGCCTGGCCCGCCAGTTTGCTGCGGTCACTGAACGTTATCCGCTGATCTGCCATGGCCTGTCGCTCAACCTGGGTGGGCTGGCGCCGCTGGATAGCCGTTTGCTGCGTGATTTGCGTGCCTTTCTGGATGCCAATCAGGTACAGGTGTACAGCGAGCACCTGAGCGCCTGCGGTGATCATGGTCAGCTGTATGACCTGCTACCCGTGCCCTTCACCGAGGTCAACGTGCGCCGCATTGCCGAGCGTATCGGGCAGGTGCAGGATGCCCTGGGCAGGCCGCTGATAATCGAAAATGTGTCTGCCTATCTGACCCTGCCGGGTGAGCTGAGCGAGCCCGAGTTTGTCGCCGCCGTACTGGAAGAGGCCGACTGTAACCTGCTGCTGGACGTAAACAACGTCTACGTGAATAGCGTCAATCTGGGCGGCGATGCTGCGCCGTATATCAGCGCGATGCCCACCCAGCGCATCGCCTATCTGCACATGGCTGGGCATTTTGACGCCGAGCCAGACCTTAAAATAGACAGCCACGGTGCGCCGATTATCGACCCGGTATGGGCGTTGCTAGAGCACACCTACCAATGCCACGGCGTACGCCCAACGCTGCTGGAACGGGATTTCAACATGCCTCCGCTGGAGGACTTGCAGCAGGAGCTGCAGCAGATTCGGCGTTACCAGCAGGCTGCTGCCATACAGGTGCGCGCATGA
- a CDS encoding HvfA family oxazolone/thioamide-modified RiPP metallophore, protein MKKLNTAVLTLSATLLGAAGAVQATENPFAVQELQSGYSLADNHGAGDMEGKCGEGSCGDEEGKGDQEGKCGEGTCGS, encoded by the coding sequence ATGAAGAAGCTCAATACCGCCGTCCTGACCCTTAGTGCGACCCTGCTGGGAGCCGCCGGTGCCGTACAGGCTACTGAAAACCCCTTCGCTGTGCAGGAGCTGCAAAGCGGCTACAGCCTGGCTGACAACCACGGTGCGGGTGATATGGAAGGCAAGTGTGGCGAAGGCTCTTGCGGTGATGAAGAAGGCAAGGGCGATCAGGAAGGCAAGTGCGGTGAAGGCACCTGCGGTAGCTGA
- a CDS encoding DNA-3-methyladenine glycosylase 2, with protein sequence MTEPGTTLTLSLPADFRHADVLRFYARDREQVSERTADQRIEKALHWQGQPALLQLDFSEPSNLQARLSVAEPSTTALAHYLRSLLGLNQDIDGLHATHGDHPEIARLLQQTPGLRMPQSASPFEAACWAVIGQMISVEAAISVRRRVIRALGTPLDNGLLCHPQASQLLNASHEALRSCGLSANKAATLLRMAEAVESNQLPLDTWAATSPPPAAAIAHGLAGIKGIGPWTQSYILLRGYGVLNGSMHGDIVVRKRLGALLKLPDTPDQPFTEQWLAQFGPWKALVAAHLWAMPADAPAKDY encoded by the coding sequence ATGACTGAACCTGGCACCACCCTGACCCTCTCGCTGCCGGCAGACTTTCGTCACGCCGATGTGCTGCGTTTCTACGCCCGTGACCGCGAGCAGGTGTCTGAGCGCACAGCAGACCAGCGCATCGAAAAGGCACTGCACTGGCAAGGCCAACCCGCCCTGCTGCAACTGGATTTCAGCGAGCCGAGCAACCTGCAGGCCCGGCTGTCGGTTGCAGAACCCAGCACCACTGCGCTCGCGCATTACCTGCGCAGCCTGCTCGGCCTGAATCAGGATATCGACGGCCTGCACGCCACCCACGGCGACCACCCCGAGATCGCCCGGTTACTCCAACAGACACCCGGCCTGCGTATGCCGCAAAGCGCCAGCCCCTTTGAAGCCGCCTGCTGGGCTGTCATAGGCCAGATGATCAGCGTCGAAGCCGCCATCTCCGTACGCCGCCGGGTTATCCGCGCATTGGGCACGCCGCTAGACAACGGTCTGCTCTGCCACCCCCAAGCCTCACAGCTGCTGAACGCATCACACGAGGCGCTGCGCAGCTGCGGTCTGTCCGCCAACAAAGCCGCTACCCTGTTGCGCATGGCCGAAGCGGTAGAGAGCAACCAACTGCCATTAGACACCTGGGCCGCCACCAGCCCACCACCTGCCGCAGCTATTGCCCATGGCCTTGCCGGCATCAAAGGCATCGGCCCCTGGACCCAGAGCTATATCCTGCTGCGCGGCTACGGTGTACTCAACGGCTCCATGCACGGCGACATTGTCGTGCGCAAACGCCTCGGCGCCCTACTTAAACTGCCGGACACGCCAGACCAGCCCTTCACCGAGCAGTGGCTGGCTCAGTTCGGTCCCTGGAAAGCACTGGTCGCAGCACACTTGTGGGCAATGCCTGCGGACGCTCCCGCAAAGGACTACTGA
- the ada gene encoding bifunctional DNA-binding transcriptional regulator/O6-methylguanine-DNA methyltransferase Ada translates to MTQPTSSSQQQRWQQIQQRDSTADGSFIYAVITTGVYCRPSCPSRHAKAENLRFFDNAAQARAAGFRPCLRCKPDEAAGDAQQTRITHLCRLIEQAEQPPTLQQLADAAGLSRWHLQREFRKATGLSPAEYARAVRQQRLQQQLTHAGSTTDAALAAGYNSASHFYAQAPTELGMSAASYRQGGQQQRIGFATGRCPLGRVLVAQSDVGVCAILLGDSDEALERDLRARFPKAECVADNTLGEQLAAVVALIETPHNAPPLPLDIRGTAFQRRVWQALQTIPPGQTRSYSELAEAMGTPSAARAVAGACAANPLAIAVPCHRIVRSDGSLSGYRWGVERKRALLQREAQGPKDD, encoded by the coding sequence ATGACGCAGCCAACTTCCAGCAGCCAGCAACAGCGCTGGCAACAGATTCAGCAGCGCGACAGCACCGCCGACGGCAGCTTTATCTACGCCGTGATCACCACCGGCGTGTACTGCCGCCCCAGCTGTCCGTCACGTCACGCCAAGGCCGAGAACCTGCGCTTTTTTGATAACGCCGCCCAGGCCCGCGCCGCCGGCTTTCGTCCCTGCCTGCGCTGCAAGCCAGATGAAGCAGCGGGCGATGCACAGCAAACCCGCATCACCCACCTCTGCCGCCTGATCGAGCAGGCCGAACAGCCGCCCACCCTGCAGCAGTTGGCCGATGCCGCCGGACTTAGCCGCTGGCATCTGCAGCGTGAGTTCCGCAAGGCGACCGGCCTGTCGCCGGCCGAATACGCCCGCGCCGTGCGACAACAGCGCCTGCAACAGCAGCTAACCCACGCAGGCAGCACCACAGACGCAGCGCTGGCCGCGGGCTACAACTCCGCCAGTCACTTTTATGCGCAGGCACCCACCGAGCTGGGCATGTCGGCGGCGAGCTACCGTCAGGGCGGGCAACAGCAACGCATCGGCTTTGCCACCGGCCGCTGCCCCCTGGGGCGGGTGCTGGTGGCTCAGAGCGATGTCGGCGTGTGCGCCATTTTGCTCGGCGATAGCGACGAAGCGCTTGAACGCGACCTGCGCGCACGCTTCCCCAAGGCCGAGTGCGTGGCAGACAACACACTAGGTGAACAACTGGCCGCCGTGGTCGCCCTGATCGAAACCCCGCACAACGCCCCGCCGCTGCCGCTGGATATCCGCGGCACCGCCTTCCAGCGCCGGGTGTGGCAAGCCTTGCAAACCATTCCGCCCGGTCAGACGCGCAGCTACTCGGAGCTGGCCGAGGCCATGGGCACGCCCAGCGCGGCCCGCGCTGTCGCCGGCGCCTGCGCTGCCAACCCGCTGGCCATCGCCGTGCCCTGCCACCGTATCGTCCGCAGTGACGGCAGCCTATCCGGCTACCGCTGGGGCGTGGAGCGCAAGCGCGCCCTGCTGCAACGCGAGGCGCAGGGACCAAAGGATGACTGA
- a CDS encoding porin, with translation MTLRKHIAGFAVTALAAAIPAVAMADVSIYGRAHVSVDFLDDGADYSETNLSSNSSRLGFKGDHEINPNLTAFFQIEQQIDFGTDNGSSFNTRDTFVGLKGGFGSVRMGRFDSPFKAARGPANLFGDQVGDMRNLTRVGNARFDERYDNTIEYTTPDMSGFFAKLGYSVQEGTVNEDDTDESVISGSLNYAGDALEAALAYESADEDTGRGERDGIRAAAAFKLTDGFKLVGFYQTVDYTNPAVTQAVQDALTSDTYGVGAELKLASATALKGMWMTRDADADDFDTDMIAVGIEHKLDKAVRVYANYAITENDANVALTPWGQARTANPAGAAGEDASGFSVGLRYDF, from the coding sequence ATGACTCTGCGCAAGCACATCGCTGGATTCGCTGTTACTGCACTGGCTGCTGCCATCCCGGCTGTCGCCATGGCCGACGTAAGCATCTACGGCCGCGCCCACGTATCCGTGGATTTCCTGGATGACGGTGCTGATTACTCCGAAACCAACCTGTCCAGCAACTCTTCCCGCCTGGGCTTCAAGGGTGACCACGAGATCAACCCGAACCTGACTGCTTTCTTCCAGATCGAGCAGCAGATTGACTTCGGCACCGACAACGGTAGCTCTTTCAACACCCGCGATACCTTCGTTGGTCTGAAAGGCGGCTTCGGTTCTGTGCGCATGGGTCGTTTCGACAGCCCCTTCAAAGCGGCTCGTGGCCCGGCTAACCTGTTCGGCGACCAGGTCGGCGACATGCGTAACCTGACTCGCGTTGGCAACGCCCGTTTCGACGAGCGTTATGACAACACCATCGAGTACACCACTCCGGACATGAGCGGCTTCTTCGCCAAGCTGGGTTACTCCGTTCAGGAAGGTACTGTTAACGAAGACGACACCGACGAAAGCGTAATCAGCGGCTCTCTGAACTACGCTGGCGACGCTCTGGAAGCGGCTCTGGCTTACGAGTCTGCTGACGAAGATACCGGCCGCGGCGAGCGTGACGGTATCCGCGCTGCTGCAGCGTTCAAGCTCACTGACGGCTTCAAGCTGGTCGGTTTCTACCAGACTGTTGACTACACCAACCCGGCTGTCACTCAAGCTGTTCAAGACGCTCTGACTTCTGACACCTACGGTGTAGGCGCTGAGCTGAAGCTGGCTTCGGCCACTGCGCTGAAAGGCATGTGGATGACTCGCGATGCTGACGCTGACGACTTTGACACCGACATGATCGCTGTTGGTATCGAGCACAAGCTGGACAAGGCTGTCCGTGTATACGCCAACTACGCCATCACCGAGAACGACGCCAACGTCGCTCTGACTCCCTGGGGTCAGGCACGTACCGCCAACCCGGCTGGTGCTGCTGGTGAAGACGCTTCCGGTTTCTCCGTAGGTCTGCGTTACGACTTCTAA
- a CDS encoding serine hydrolase domain-containing protein: MKKGIISLVVLLALACGVFWATADKDMRRVVLNLPTSTNVLFWTSDQRDAGFRALDRMPILSQSRVIEAGDSVSPLPAGAPLDVGVDVDAYMASQHAAALIIVHNGKVRLEQYGLDFGPDGRWTSFSVAKSFTSTLVGAAIQDGYIKSIDDMVSDYIPDLKGSAYDNVTIKQLLTMTSGVAWNEDYADPQSDVALFNSHKADPGVDVTVSYMRQLPAEAEPGTKWVYKTGETNLIGVLASSAANKPLAEYLSEKIWKPFGMQQDASWMLGSTGHEIGGCCVQAATRDYARFGLFMLGGGIAGGEQVLPEGWIGEATTKQVDIGRPGSGYGFQWWTLDDGAYIAQGIFGQGIFIDPNRQLVIASNGNWPQATDSQGGTQSQERLAFFRQVQRAIDAE; the protein is encoded by the coding sequence ATGAAGAAAGGGATCATCTCGCTGGTAGTGCTGCTGGCCCTGGCCTGCGGCGTTTTTTGGGCAACTGCCGATAAGGATATGCGCCGCGTAGTGCTGAACCTGCCGACCAGTACCAACGTGCTGTTCTGGACCAGTGATCAGCGCGATGCCGGCTTCCGTGCATTGGACCGTATGCCGATTCTGAGCCAGTCCCGGGTCATTGAGGCCGGTGATTCTGTCTCCCCCCTGCCAGCAGGCGCACCACTGGATGTAGGTGTAGATGTTGACGCCTACATGGCGTCGCAGCACGCCGCCGCCCTGATCATCGTCCACAACGGCAAGGTACGGCTTGAGCAGTACGGTCTGGACTTTGGCCCAGACGGACGCTGGACCAGCTTCTCGGTCGCCAAGTCGTTCACCTCGACGCTGGTCGGCGCAGCCATTCAGGATGGCTACATCAAGAGCATCGACGATATGGTCTCGGACTACATCCCGGATCTCAAAGGCTCGGCCTACGACAACGTGACCATCAAGCAGCTGCTGACCATGACCTCCGGTGTGGCCTGGAACGAGGACTACGCCGACCCACAGTCCGACGTGGCACTCTTCAACTCCCACAAGGCAGACCCGGGCGTAGACGTGACCGTCAGCTACATGCGCCAGCTACCCGCCGAGGCAGAGCCCGGCACCAAGTGGGTCTACAAGACCGGTGAAACCAACTTGATTGGTGTGCTGGCCAGCTCTGCCGCCAACAAGCCACTGGCCGAGTACCTGTCCGAGAAGATCTGGAAACCGTTCGGCATGCAGCAGGACGCCAGCTGGATGCTGGGCTCCACTGGCCATGAAATTGGCGGTTGCTGCGTGCAGGCAGCTACCCGTGATTACGCCCGCTTTGGTCTGTTCATGCTCGGTGGCGGCATTGCCGGTGGCGAGCAGGTGCTGCCAGAAGGCTGGATTGGCGAGGCGACCACCAAGCAGGTAGATATTGGTCGCCCGGGCTCCGGCTACGGTTTTCAGTGGTGGACGCTGGATGACGGTGCCTACATTGCCCAGGGCATTTTTGGCCAGGGCATCTTTATCGACCCCAACCGTCAACTGGTAATCGCCTCCAACGGCAACTGGCCGCAGGCTACCGACAGCCAGGGCGGCACCCAGAGCCAGGAACGCCTGGCGTTCTTCCGCCAGGTGCAGCGGGCCATTGATGCCGAGTAG
- a CDS encoding zf-HC2 domain-containing protein has translation MLKCKGLVALSSDLLDGELTWKQRIAVRAHLAMCVRCRRFIRQLRISQRVIRQLPDQQAPDLEALLKAMQAQQQRGAETDQGNAQK, from the coding sequence ATGTTGAAGTGCAAGGGGCTGGTGGCGTTGTCCAGCGATCTGCTGGATGGTGAGCTGACGTGGAAGCAGCGCATCGCCGTGCGTGCGCATCTGGCGATGTGTGTGCGCTGCCGCCGTTTCATTCGCCAGTTGCGCATCAGTCAGCGGGTTATCCGTCAGCTCCCGGATCAGCAAGCGCCCGACCTAGAGGCGCTGCTTAAAGCCATGCAGGCCCAGCAGCAGCGCGGCGCCGAGACGGATCAGGGCAACGCCCAAAAATGA